A single window of Actinoallomurus bryophytorum DNA harbors:
- a CDS encoding TIGR03620 family F420-dependent LLM class oxidoreductase: MAERKSAPPPDVAEVKRRLGKVGVWLMSAGEASAEAERRLVVAIEQLGYGAFWFGEAPRTKEAFTHAAAVLSWTEHMQVATGIANIWGRDAVTAANGAGTLGDAWPGRFVLGLGVSHAPVVNPRGHDYGKPLATMRSYLDAMDSVEFVPPLAETPPRVLAALRPKMLELAKTRAQGAHTYFATPEHTARAREALGEDPVLAAELAVVVDTDAETARAAAREYAAFYLKLPNYLNHLRELGFTDEDLKGSDALIDAVIPWGDPDTIAERVRAHHEAGADHVCVQPIAATVDQQAEHLRLLAPVLTA; this comes from the coding sequence ATGGCCGAACGCAAATCAGCACCGCCGCCGGATGTGGCCGAGGTCAAGCGCCGGCTCGGCAAGGTCGGCGTCTGGCTCATGTCCGCGGGGGAGGCGTCCGCCGAGGCCGAACGCCGCCTGGTGGTCGCGATCGAACAGCTCGGCTACGGCGCGTTCTGGTTCGGGGAGGCGCCGCGTACGAAAGAGGCGTTCACCCATGCCGCGGCCGTGCTGTCCTGGACCGAGCACATGCAGGTGGCCACCGGCATCGCCAATATCTGGGGTCGTGACGCGGTGACCGCCGCCAACGGCGCGGGCACCCTGGGCGATGCCTGGCCGGGCCGGTTCGTCCTGGGCCTCGGTGTCAGCCACGCGCCGGTGGTCAACCCGCGTGGTCATGACTACGGCAAGCCGCTGGCGACGATGCGTTCCTACCTCGATGCCATGGACTCGGTGGAGTTCGTCCCGCCGCTGGCCGAGACCCCGCCGCGCGTGCTGGCGGCGCTGCGTCCCAAGATGCTGGAGCTCGCCAAGACCCGCGCCCAGGGCGCGCACACGTACTTCGCCACGCCAGAGCACACCGCGCGTGCCCGCGAGGCCCTGGGTGAGGACCCGGTCCTGGCGGCCGAGCTGGCCGTGGTCGTGGACACCGACGCGGAGACCGCCCGCGCGGCCGCCCGTGAGTACGCCGCGTTCTACCTCAAGTTGCCGAACTACCTCAACCACCTGCGTGAGCTGGGATTCACCGACGAGGACCTGAAGGGGAGCGACGCGCTCATCGACGCCGTTATCCCGTGGGGTGACCCGGACACCATCGCCGAACGCGTCCGCGCCCACCACGAGGCTGGTGCCGACCACGTGTGCGTGCAGCCGATCGCCGCGACCGTCGACCAGCAGGCCGAGCACCTGCGTCTGCTGGCTCCCGTACTGACCGCCTGA
- a CDS encoding lysophospholipid acyltransferase family protein, which yields MAEIVYPPVLVAAHAMFRALDMRIHIDGAEHVPASGGAVLASNHVSYLDFIFVGLGARPARRLVRFMAKQEVFAHRISGPLMRGMHHIPVDRNAGKAAYEDAVGNLRDGEVVGVFPEATISRSFTVKGCKNGAARMAAEAGVPLIPMAVWGTQRLWTKGRPRALGTRHVPITILIGEPVRPEPDDDPEEVTATVRARIQELLDLAQRDYPDKPAQDAWWVPAHLGGSAPTPEEAAVLDAGKGR from the coding sequence ATGGCTGAGATCGTCTACCCCCCGGTCCTCGTGGCGGCGCACGCGATGTTCCGCGCGCTCGACATGCGCATCCACATCGACGGAGCGGAGCATGTTCCGGCCAGCGGCGGCGCGGTGCTCGCGAGCAACCACGTCAGCTACCTCGACTTCATCTTCGTCGGGCTGGGGGCGCGGCCGGCCCGGCGGCTGGTGCGCTTCATGGCCAAGCAGGAGGTGTTCGCGCACCGGATCTCCGGGCCGCTGATGCGCGGCATGCACCACATCCCGGTAGACCGGAACGCCGGAAAGGCCGCGTACGAGGACGCCGTCGGCAACCTGCGCGACGGGGAGGTCGTCGGCGTCTTCCCGGAGGCGACGATCAGCCGTTCGTTCACCGTCAAGGGCTGCAAGAACGGCGCCGCGCGTATGGCCGCCGAGGCCGGTGTCCCGCTGATCCCGATGGCGGTCTGGGGCACCCAGCGGCTGTGGACCAAGGGCCGGCCGCGAGCGCTGGGCACCCGGCACGTACCGATCACGATCCTCATCGGCGAGCCCGTTCGGCCCGAACCCGACGACGATCCGGAGGAGGTCACCGCCACCGTTCGTGCCCGGATTCAGGAACTCCTGGACCTGGCGCAGCGCGACTATCCGGACAAGCCCGCGCAGGATGCCTGGTGGGTGCCCGCCCATCTCGGTGGTTCGGCCCCGACGCCGGAAGAGGCCGCCGTACTGGATGCCGGGAAAGGCCGATGA
- a CDS encoding M15 family metallopeptidase, with product MQRATLGILATGLCLALSSACGGSEPTAASPPSPAVPVPSLTGSTVSATPSHSPAGPRPFSSKIDKVTRATVKHSWHPGCPVGVGDLRLIKMTYWGMDKKPHDGQLVVNEDVATKIVKVFHKLYDERYPIRRMELVDKYGGSDFKSIEADNTSAFNCRNATGASSWSQHAYGHAVDVNTCENPYVHPNGHIEHPKCVKYGKRTRKDPGLIHAGDKTVKAFRSIGWGWGGTWGGPWDFQHFSVTGH from the coding sequence ATGCAACGCGCGACCCTCGGAATCCTCGCGACCGGACTGTGCCTGGCGCTCTCGTCGGCCTGCGGCGGGAGCGAGCCGACCGCGGCGTCCCCGCCGTCCCCGGCCGTCCCCGTGCCCTCGCTCACCGGAAGCACCGTGAGCGCCACGCCGTCGCACTCGCCGGCCGGGCCGCGCCCCTTCTCGTCGAAGATCGACAAGGTCACCCGCGCGACGGTCAAGCACTCCTGGCATCCCGGCTGTCCTGTCGGGGTCGGCGACCTTCGCCTCATCAAGATGACCTACTGGGGCATGGACAAAAAGCCCCACGACGGCCAGCTGGTGGTCAACGAGGACGTCGCGACCAAGATCGTCAAGGTTTTCCACAAGCTGTACGACGAGCGCTACCCGATCCGGCGCATGGAGCTCGTGGACAAGTACGGCGGCAGCGACTTCAAGTCGATCGAGGCGGACAACACCTCGGCGTTCAACTGCCGCAACGCCACCGGCGCGAGCTCGTGGTCGCAGCACGCGTACGGGCACGCCGTCGACGTGAACACCTGCGAGAACCCCTACGTCCACCCGAACGGCCACATCGAGCATCCCAAGTGCGTCAAGTACGGCAAGCGCACGCGCAAGGACCCGGGGCTGATCCACGCGGGCGACAAGACCGTGAAGGCGTTCCGTTCGATCGGCTGGGGATGGGGCGGCACCTGGGGTGGCCCCTGGGACTTCCAGCACTTTTCGGTGACCGGGCACTGA
- a CDS encoding MarR family winged helix-turn-helix transcriptional regulator gives MTEPRWLDTFQQRDWRSYVEGSVRLADLLDRDLKAKHGLTMAEYEILVRLSEAPERRLRMAELADVASQSRSRLSHTVSRLECKGLVARNTCGADKRGVNAELTDDGFAFLSKAAVDHVATVRQFFIDVIDPEDLAAIGRAFTAIAEQVDKAR, from the coding sequence ATGACCGAACCGCGCTGGCTAGACACCTTTCAGCAGCGCGACTGGCGTTCCTACGTCGAGGGCAGTGTCCGGCTGGCCGATCTTCTCGATCGCGACCTCAAGGCCAAGCACGGGTTGACCATGGCGGAGTACGAGATCCTCGTGCGTCTGTCGGAGGCACCCGAGCGGCGGCTGCGAATGGCGGAGCTCGCCGACGTGGCCAGCCAGTCGCGCAGCCGCCTCTCCCACACCGTGTCCCGTCTCGAGTGCAAGGGCCTCGTCGCCCGCAACACCTGCGGCGCGGACAAGCGTGGTGTCAACGCCGAGCTCACCGACGATGGCTTCGCGTTCCTGTCGAAGGCCGCCGTCGATCATGTCGCGACGGTGCGGCAGTTCTTCATCGACGTGATCGACCCCGAGGACCTGGCCGCCATCGGCCGCGCGTTCACCGCCATCGCCGAACAGGTCGACAAGGCCCGCTAG
- a CDS encoding pirin family protein, with protein sequence MPAVTADPLTLTRLPRLPEQETAWRPVTRVITAGHHLEGEGFAVRRPFPGVDLSLADPFLLLDHMGAVEYAPGEAKGTPWHPHRGFETVTYIIDGAFQHQDTTGGGGLIADGATQWMTAGAGIQHIEQPTPELVAAGGLFHGVQLWVNLPRDHKWVPPRYQDIESRDVSLLSSDDGSSVVRVIAGELAGHKGPGVTYTPITYLHATVAPGAKLTLPWPRDFNAMVYALSGRGAAGTGARSVDEGQLAVFGHGDALTVTAAASQPQAARNGWEILILGGLPIREPVARYGPFVMNTREEIVEAFQDFQAGRMGTVPAERVPHLSSADESVED encoded by the coding sequence ATGCCTGCCGTAACCGCGGATCCGCTGACCCTGACGAGACTGCCCCGGCTTCCGGAGCAGGAGACCGCGTGGCGTCCCGTCACACGCGTCATCACCGCCGGCCACCACCTGGAGGGCGAGGGCTTCGCGGTACGCCGGCCGTTCCCGGGCGTCGACCTCTCCCTCGCCGACCCGTTCCTGCTGCTCGACCACATGGGCGCCGTGGAGTACGCCCCAGGCGAGGCCAAGGGCACACCGTGGCACCCCCACCGTGGCTTCGAGACCGTGACGTACATCATCGACGGCGCCTTCCAGCACCAGGACACCACGGGCGGCGGCGGCCTGATCGCCGACGGCGCCACGCAGTGGATGACCGCGGGCGCCGGCATCCAGCACATCGAGCAGCCCACACCCGAGCTGGTCGCCGCGGGCGGCCTGTTCCACGGCGTGCAGCTGTGGGTGAACCTTCCCCGCGACCACAAGTGGGTGCCGCCGCGCTACCAGGACATCGAGTCCCGCGACGTCTCCCTTCTCAGCAGCGACGACGGCTCGTCCGTCGTACGGGTCATCGCCGGCGAGCTGGCCGGGCACAAGGGACCCGGCGTCACCTACACCCCGATCACCTACCTCCACGCGACCGTCGCGCCCGGCGCGAAGCTGACGCTGCCGTGGCCGCGCGACTTCAACGCGATGGTGTACGCCCTCAGTGGGCGCGGTGCTGCCGGTACGGGCGCGCGCTCGGTCGACGAGGGCCAGCTCGCGGTGTTCGGGCACGGCGACGCGCTGACCGTGACCGCGGCGGCCTCACAGCCGCAGGCGGCCAGGAACGGCTGGGAGATCCTCATCCTCGGCGGGCTGCCGATCCGCGAGCCGGTCGCGCGGTACGGCCCGTTCGTGATGAACACGCGCGAGGAGATCGTCGAGGCGTTCCAGGACTTCCAGGCCGGGCGGATGGGGACGGTGCCGGCCGAGCGGGTCCCGCACCTCAGCAGCGCGGATGAGTCCGTCGAGGACTAA
- a CDS encoding maleylpyruvate isomerase family mycothiol-dependent enzyme, with translation MKRADVIVGLFAEYDAFAGLIGRLTGEEWRTPTRCEGWEVRDVAGHVIGNVVDSMTGEIGKRTPSEQARAFRDGTPAELAVRLRETAARIRPFFESLSDDDWARPSPVPGRDLGNGILTLWYDVFVHADDIRTALGRPGERGPGLEASVHWLAGELERLERGPVTIALDGFGEREIGAGGPVLRGDPMRFVLVATGREDPATLGADESINVHLR, from the coding sequence ATGAAGCGTGCCGACGTCATCGTGGGCCTGTTCGCGGAGTACGACGCGTTCGCCGGGCTGATAGGGCGGCTGACCGGCGAAGAGTGGCGGACGCCGACCCGGTGTGAGGGCTGGGAGGTACGCGACGTCGCCGGCCATGTCATCGGCAACGTCGTCGACTCCATGACCGGGGAGATCGGCAAGCGCACTCCCAGCGAGCAGGCGCGGGCGTTCCGCGACGGCACGCCCGCCGAGCTCGCCGTACGGCTCCGTGAGACCGCGGCGCGCATACGCCCGTTCTTCGAGAGCCTGAGCGACGACGACTGGGCCAGGCCGAGCCCGGTCCCCGGCCGCGACCTGGGCAACGGCATCCTGACGCTCTGGTACGACGTGTTCGTCCACGCCGACGACATCCGTACGGCGCTCGGGCGGCCCGGCGAGCGGGGGCCCGGACTGGAGGCGAGCGTGCACTGGCTCGCCGGCGAGCTCGAACGCCTGGAGAGGGGACCGGTGACCATCGCGCTCGACGGCTTCGGCGAACGCGAGATCGGCGCGGGCGGACCGGTCCTGCGCGGCGACCCGATGCGCTTCGTCCTGGTCGCCACCGGCAGAGAGGACCCGGCGACGCTCGGCGCGGACGAGAGCATCAACGTCCACCTACGATGA
- a CDS encoding TetR/AcrR family transcriptional regulator has protein sequence MSRKAEQGEATRGALVDAALALFTAGGFADTSTTEIVRRADVTRGALYHHFADKEAVFRAAYEAIERDIFERCLTAAKGKTGIEALKAGIGAYLDACLEKPVQRILLTEGPLVLGWDRSLRFDDPHCARLLLRASVRELAPGPPEPLAHLLYGALLQAGLVIADAPGRRTEMGDAMDALVDSLFEKEPRFS, from the coding sequence ATGAGCCGCAAGGCGGAACAGGGCGAGGCGACACGCGGAGCGCTCGTCGACGCAGCCCTCGCGCTGTTCACCGCGGGCGGTTTCGCGGACACCTCGACGACCGAGATCGTGCGGCGTGCCGACGTCACCCGCGGCGCGCTCTACCACCACTTCGCCGACAAGGAAGCCGTCTTCCGTGCCGCGTACGAGGCGATCGAACGCGACATCTTCGAACGCTGCCTCACCGCGGCGAAGGGGAAGACCGGCATCGAGGCGCTGAAGGCCGGCATTGGCGCCTACCTCGATGCCTGCCTGGAAAAGCCCGTCCAGCGCATCCTGCTCACCGAGGGCCCGCTGGTCCTCGGCTGGGACCGCTCCCTGCGCTTCGACGACCCGCACTGCGCACGGCTGCTGCTGCGCGCGTCCGTACGAGAGCTGGCGCCCGGACCGCCCGAGCCCCTCGCCCACCTGCTGTACGGCGCCCTGCTGCAGGCCGGCCTCGTCATCGCGGACGCGCCCGGCCGGCGTACGGAGATGGGGGACGCGATGGACGCCCTGGTCGATTCTTTGTTCGAAAAAGAGCCTCGCTTCTCCTGA
- a CDS encoding ATP-binding protein, with amino-acid sequence MDPVRNPYAPGAGQRPPELTGRDRELQQFDVVLERVARGRPERSMILTGLRGVGKTVLLNTFRSMAIQKLWGTGKIEARPDQSIRRPVAAALHMAVRELAPRHRAPDRIEEFLGVLKAFAQADTEPAKGKAAPRRWNPGIDVPAARGRADSGDLEIDLTELFVDAASVATDLGVGVALYVDEMQDIPADDVSALCAACHELSQSGGPLIVVGAGLPHLPAVLSASKSYSERLFRYARIDRLDRGAADLALLAPAEREGVTFTKDALDALYEAADGYPYFVQAYGKVAWDIAPETPISDGDILVAAPEAEGELAVGFFGSRYERATPAERDYMRAMASLGDEPVPTSNVADELGRKPSSLSPARDGLIKKGLIYSAERGLVAFTVPHFGHFLRSQPV; translated from the coding sequence GTGGACCCCGTACGCAATCCCTATGCCCCCGGTGCCGGCCAGCGGCCGCCCGAGCTCACCGGCCGCGACCGCGAGCTGCAACAGTTCGACGTCGTGCTCGAACGCGTCGCCCGCGGCCGGCCCGAGCGCAGCATGATCCTCACCGGACTGCGTGGGGTGGGCAAGACCGTGCTGCTCAACACGTTCCGGTCGATGGCGATCCAGAAACTCTGGGGCACCGGCAAGATCGAGGCGCGTCCGGACCAGTCGATCCGCCGCCCCGTCGCCGCCGCCCTGCACATGGCCGTGCGCGAGCTGGCGCCCCGGCACCGCGCGCCCGACCGCATCGAGGAGTTCCTCGGCGTGCTCAAGGCGTTCGCGCAGGCCGACACCGAGCCCGCCAAGGGCAAGGCCGCGCCGCGCCGGTGGAATCCCGGCATCGACGTGCCCGCCGCGAGGGGCCGGGCCGACTCCGGCGACCTGGAGATCGACCTCACCGAGCTGTTCGTCGACGCGGCCTCGGTCGCCACCGACCTGGGTGTCGGCGTCGCGCTCTACGTCGACGAGATGCAGGACATTCCGGCCGACGACGTCTCGGCGCTGTGTGCCGCCTGCCACGAGCTGTCCCAGAGCGGCGGTCCACTCATCGTGGTCGGCGCGGGCCTGCCCCACCTCCCCGCCGTGCTCTCGGCGAGCAAGTCCTACTCCGAGCGGCTCTTCCGCTACGCCCGCATCGACCGGCTCGACCGCGGCGCCGCCGACCTGGCGCTGCTCGCCCCGGCCGAGCGTGAGGGCGTGACCTTCACCAAGGACGCCCTCGACGCGCTGTACGAGGCCGCCGACGGCTACCCCTACTTCGTCCAGGCGTACGGCAAGGTCGCCTGGGACATCGCGCCCGAGACGCCGATCAGCGACGGCGACATCCTGGTCGCGGCTCCCGAGGCCGAAGGGGAGCTGGCCGTCGGATTCTTCGGCAGCCGGTACGAACGCGCCACCCCCGCCGAGCGCGACTACATGCGGGCGATGGCCTCTTTGGGCGACGAGCCCGTGCCGACCTCCAACGTCGCCGACGAGCTGGGCCGCAAGCCCTCCAGCCTCTCACCGGCCCGCGACGGCCTGATCAAGAAAGGTCTCATCTACAGCGCCGAGCGAGGGCTGGTGGCCTTCACCGTCCCGCACTTCGGGCATTTCCTCAGGTCACAGCCTGTCTGA
- a CDS encoding zf-TFIIB domain-containing protein, with protein sequence MRQYERGGVVIDQCGECRGIFLDRGELDHLITAEAQWSGQVTAPGRPPPPVAPRYDDDRRYEQRAYDDDHRYDQRPYDDKHRRKKKKRESFFENLFDD encoded by the coding sequence ATGCGCCAGTACGAGCGGGGCGGGGTCGTGATCGATCAGTGCGGAGAATGCCGCGGGATTTTCCTGGACCGCGGCGAGCTGGACCACCTGATCACTGCCGAAGCCCAGTGGTCCGGCCAGGTCACCGCGCCAGGCCGCCCGCCGCCCCCCGTCGCGCCGCGCTATGACGACGACCGTCGTTACGAGCAACGCGCCTACGATGACGATCACCGATACGACCAGCGCCCGTACGACGACAAGCATCGGCGCAAGAAGAAGAAGCGTGAGAGCTTCTTCGAGAACCTCTTCGACGACTGA
- a CDS encoding MauE/DoxX family redox-associated membrane protein: protein MSHLLLNLQIPVQATVLLLASLAKLTVRDEAPAPPVRPHRHPSFVYGLALAEGTIGVALLVTQLGIVRITSVVFFASATWVIADLKRRGADEGCSCFGGLSSAPAGRRGLARAALLTFLALVSAGAPGTGAQVLGRVGAGAVLVLVVETAILLALSPELILIVERTRNSTPCELLDVPIEETYTRMYASHAWREFEDSLTSARPTEVWRELCHRFVVFPARVDGRAAEVVFAVPVDGRRSQVRAALAWEVSRAEQDDDSGPRRVHSPA, encoded by the coding sequence ATGAGCCACCTGCTGCTGAACCTGCAGATCCCGGTCCAGGCCACCGTGCTGCTGCTGGCCTCCCTCGCGAAACTGACCGTACGTGACGAGGCGCCCGCGCCTCCGGTCAGGCCGCATCGCCACCCGTCGTTCGTGTACGGCCTGGCGCTGGCCGAGGGCACGATCGGCGTCGCCCTGCTGGTGACACAGCTGGGCATCGTACGGATAACGAGCGTGGTGTTCTTCGCCTCGGCCACGTGGGTCATCGCCGACCTCAAGCGACGCGGCGCCGACGAGGGCTGTAGCTGCTTCGGCGGACTCAGCTCGGCGCCGGCGGGCCGACGGGGACTCGCACGGGCCGCGCTGCTGACCTTCCTCGCCCTCGTCTCGGCCGGCGCGCCGGGGACCGGCGCGCAGGTGCTCGGCCGGGTCGGCGCCGGAGCCGTGCTGGTGCTCGTCGTCGAGACCGCGATACTGCTGGCGCTCTCTCCGGAGCTGATCCTGATCGTCGAGCGGACGCGTAACTCCACGCCGTGCGAGCTGCTCGACGTCCCGATCGAGGAGACGTACACGCGGATGTACGCGAGTCACGCGTGGCGCGAGTTCGAGGACAGCCTGACCTCGGCGCGGCCGACCGAGGTGTGGCGGGAGCTGTGTCATCGGTTCGTGGTGTTCCCGGCGCGGGTCGACGGGCGGGCGGCCGAGGTGGTGTTCGCGGTGCCGGTCGACGGGAGGCGCTCGCAGGTGCGGGCGGCTCTGGCCTGGGAGGTCAGTCGCGCCGAACAGGACGACGACTCGGGCCCGCGGCGGGTGCACAGTCCCGCCTGA
- a CDS encoding SigE family RNA polymerase sigma factor, whose amino-acid sequence MATELPSLPDGHVGAASQDEFHDFVAARRPTLLRAAMLLTADRGEAEDLLQSALTKTYLAWGRINDRGALDGYVRRTMVNINISWWRRRRLEEYPTDELPDTPIADHTRRSELRDGLDRILDRLPPRQRAAVVLRYYEDLTETEIAEALGVSVGTVKSTVSRAMSKLRDEAAHELASLE is encoded by the coding sequence GTGGCAACCGAACTCCCCAGCCTTCCGGACGGTCATGTGGGCGCAGCATCGCAGGATGAGTTCCACGACTTCGTGGCCGCACGGCGGCCAACGCTGCTGCGTGCGGCCATGTTGCTGACCGCGGACCGCGGCGAAGCCGAGGACCTGCTCCAGTCCGCGCTGACGAAGACCTACCTCGCCTGGGGACGGATCAACGACCGTGGCGCGCTCGATGGTTATGTGCGCCGCACGATGGTGAACATCAACATCTCGTGGTGGCGACGCCGGCGCCTGGAGGAGTACCCCACCGACGAGCTGCCCGACACTCCGATCGCCGACCACACGCGTCGCAGCGAGCTGCGTGACGGCCTTGACCGCATCCTCGACAGGCTGCCCCCGCGCCAGCGCGCCGCCGTCGTGCTGCGCTACTACGAGGACCTCACCGAGACCGAGATCGCCGAGGCGCTCGGCGTGAGTGTGGGCACGGTCAAGAGCACCGTCTCCCGCGCGATGAGCAAGCTCCGCGACGAGGCGGCACACGAACTCGCCTCGCTTGAGTGA
- a CDS encoding fatty acid--CoA ligase: MEAVVWSTMQDYPLTISSIRRYGTEVFGDSEVATFTGDGVRRTSYAELGRRVARLANALTRLGVDADQRVATFQWNTAEHLEAYLAIPSMGAVMHTLNIRLAPEQLVYIAEHAEDEIVIVTDTLVPLLASVLPKMTTVRHVIVIGDADLSPLEPAGKTLHSYEELLAAAPDTFDWPELDERQAAAMCYTSGTTGNPKGVVYSHRSAYLHSMAACTGNAFALSAADRVLPVVPMFHANAWGLPYAALMAGASLVMPDRFLQAEPLVRLIEDERPTVSGAVPTIWNDLLRYASSHDSDLSSLRLVPCGGSSVPESLMRAFDKLGVHIVQAWGMTETSPLASVAHPPPGAGDPWPYRVTQGRIISGLEFRVVGDGDRVLASDGNAVGEIEIRGAWITGSYYKDEDASKFNAGWLRTGDVGMISPDGYLTLTDRAKDVIKSGGEWISSVDLENHLMAHPDVIEAAVVGVPDPHWQERPLASVVLREGAAVSADELRSFLAGRVPRWQLPERWSFIAEVPKTSVGKFSKKTLRQMYADGGLEVVELDA; encoded by the coding sequence GTGGAGGCCGTCGTGTGGAGCACGATGCAGGACTATCCCCTGACCATTTCCTCGATCAGGCGCTACGGCACGGAGGTGTTCGGCGACAGCGAGGTCGCCACCTTCACCGGTGACGGGGTGAGACGCACCTCGTACGCCGAGCTGGGCCGCCGAGTCGCACGGCTCGCGAACGCACTGACCCGTCTGGGCGTCGACGCCGACCAGCGCGTGGCGACCTTCCAGTGGAACACCGCCGAGCACCTCGAGGCGTACCTCGCGATCCCGTCCATGGGCGCGGTCATGCACACGCTGAACATCCGGCTCGCCCCCGAGCAGCTCGTCTACATCGCCGAGCATGCCGAGGACGAGATCGTCATCGTCACCGACACACTCGTGCCGCTGCTGGCGTCGGTGCTGCCGAAGATGACGACCGTACGGCACGTCATCGTGATCGGCGATGCCGACCTGTCGCCGTTGGAACCGGCCGGCAAGACGCTGCACTCGTACGAGGAGCTGCTCGCCGCGGCGCCCGACACCTTCGACTGGCCGGAGCTGGACGAACGCCAGGCGGCGGCGATGTGCTACACGAGCGGGACCACGGGCAACCCCAAAGGTGTCGTCTACTCGCACCGCTCCGCGTACCTGCACTCGATGGCGGCGTGCACCGGAAACGCCTTCGCGCTGTCCGCCGCGGACCGGGTGCTGCCGGTGGTCCCGATGTTCCACGCCAACGCGTGGGGCCTGCCGTACGCCGCGCTGATGGCGGGCGCGTCACTCGTGATGCCCGACCGGTTCCTCCAGGCGGAGCCGCTCGTACGCCTCATCGAGGACGAGCGCCCGACCGTCTCCGGCGCCGTACCCACGATCTGGAACGACCTGCTGCGGTACGCCTCGTCGCACGACTCGGACCTGAGCTCGCTACGGCTCGTGCCGTGCGGCGGCTCGTCGGTACCGGAGTCGCTGATGCGCGCGTTCGACAAGCTCGGCGTGCACATCGTGCAGGCGTGGGGCATGACCGAGACGTCACCGCTGGCGTCCGTCGCCCACCCGCCGCCGGGCGCCGGCGACCCGTGGCCGTACCGCGTGACCCAGGGCCGCATCATCTCGGGCCTGGAGTTCCGCGTGGTCGGCGACGGCGACCGCGTCCTGGCCTCGGACGGCAACGCCGTCGGCGAGATCGAGATCCGTGGCGCCTGGATCACCGGCTCGTACTACAAGGACGAGGACGCCTCGAAGTTCAACGCCGGCTGGCTGCGAACCGGCGACGTCGGCATGATCTCCCCCGACGGCTACCTGACCCTGACCGACCGAGCGAAGGATGTCATCAAGTCCGGCGGCGAGTGGATCTCCTCAGTGGACCTGGAGAACCACCTCATGGCCCATCCGGACGTGATCGAGGCCGCGGTCGTGGGCGTCCCGGACCCACACTGGCAGGAACGCCCCTTGGCCTCGGTCGTCCTGCGCGAGGGCGCGGCGGTCTCAGCGGACGAGCTACGGTCGTTCCTCGCCGGGCGCGTGCCTCGATGGCAGCTGCCGGAGCGGTGGAGCTTCATCGCCGAGGTGCCCAAGACGTCGGTCGGCAAGTTCTCCAAGAAGACGCTGCGCCAGATGTACGCCGACGGCGGCCTGGAGGTCGTGGAGCTCGACGCCTAG
- a CDS encoding SMI1/KNR4 family protein, translating to MGASPIHGWAGLDAEQRVHSCLALIADGITASPDELLGLDERAIQQVEDDQPVRLAEAYRCFLAGAGNGAGRFLQGSDVFHPRIIGVRGIAQELLDEQGLSLADDDRVILMHQGYQFDFLRGEGADPEVWSCSEGEVPERRYARFTDWLRANAEEQTNAWARLAPLYGKV from the coding sequence ATGGGGGCGTCACCCATACACGGCTGGGCCGGGCTTGACGCGGAGCAGCGGGTTCACAGCTGCCTCGCCCTCATCGCCGACGGCATCACCGCGAGTCCCGACGAGCTTCTCGGGCTGGATGAGCGGGCCATTCAGCAGGTCGAGGACGATCAGCCGGTGAGGCTGGCGGAGGCCTATCGTTGCTTCCTCGCCGGTGCCGGCAACGGTGCCGGGCGGTTTCTTCAGGGCAGTGACGTCTTCCACCCTCGGATCATCGGGGTGCGGGGGATCGCGCAGGAGTTGCTCGACGAGCAGGGGCTGTCGCTGGCGGACGACGACCGGGTCATCCTCATGCACCAGGGATATCAGTTCGACTTTCTCAGGGGCGAGGGCGCCGATCCCGAGGTCTGGTCGTGCAGTGAGGGCGAGGTTCCCGAGCGGCGTTACGCGCGATTCACCGACTGGCTCAGGGCCAACGCCGAAGAGCAGACCAACGCCTGGGCTCGGCTCGCTCCCCTGTACGGCAAGGTCTAG